A genome region from Acetonema longum DSM 6540 includes the following:
- a CDS encoding helicase-related protein, with product MTKAEIQQQTYAARNVLINEVRKELLGPGSEHSIPDESHEIITDLPEVRYSVGILFPQKEKYMADNDDSAKPSENNMDTDDEDNEDDICLSSEPVSQSRQEAVNIPDEESLDEEISLSSQNMPSSMGYTFFVRGNSSHIFANIQFGTYKKARLADCAVPFKLAADDSYELPVQFRSYAEIDRANKLLRLIQPLQKKYVYQSFNNYENLTEGAALKEPLITLCNQLGRNGFVRIPHDVNIDIDFTPADYVDQNHDLDGTSAKITALRKQIAPDVFSITIMMVNGASGSYNGMNSIFQPQIKVIASEESPYRFCEYTGLANENSQDEEELSLALLYRNKKVYGTGHGTSVNWNIDKNGLGYIVTDFFPQIEVPQMDFGIADSSVDQKCLSMKYLSDLDSAAMTEKIAAMKALINSYSAWIDKLSKMSKNEEEVAVAFQAKAKAHIVDCKDACDRMNMGLRLLEENQMISQSLQLANRAMFMQRIHLKLQEVDKYPGDIELQEHIKALNYYDESNSYFWRPFQLAFLLMSLQSIVDPNCKERDIVDLIWFPTGGGKTEAYLGLTAFTIFYRRLAFPDTSGGTTVIMRYTLRLLAAQQFVRAATLICACEAIRKDSLLKKKYPVYPLGSEAISIGLWIGGDHTPNKNGKAKEHFDKLWNAKDAFQLKYAKDQNNKFQILKCPWCGTKMVKDVRADKKVVGEWGYRLRNNKHFYLCCPQEDCDYKDKLPIQIVDEELYDSPPTLLFGTVDKFAMLPWKNDVGSFFATNSNNRTPELIIQDELHLISGPLGTMVGLYETAVDALCSAKGVKPKIIASTATIRRAKEQCSVLYNREVRQFPPSGLNADDSYFAREAKLSVEEQKYGRMYIGIMPSGKTKAMMEIRAIAAILQRVDMMQLPDEVKDKFWTLAIYFNSLRDLGKCRTMIDDDVKDFIKRTAYRFGVGRGRTIAEASELTSRISTSELNETLEKLERLEYSKENQDNRKWAIHTLLATNMISVGVDVARLNVMLIVGQPKLTSEYIQASSRIGRSYPGVAITLYDGTKSRDRSHYEQFKSYHESFYRFVEPTGATPFSKPARDRALHAVIVSMVRHLYGLSSDPDAATFDPEYLQSDLAEMRTYILKRVNEINSRTWNDLEDDTAEIETRINEIVTAWYDRVKIAGGENFYYGDRFMMKAPAAGQKRLLKVFGTSAGDPAYETMTSMRNVDQSIAANILVWEDEL from the coding sequence ATGACCAAAGCGGAAATACAACAGCAAACATATGCCGCGCGCAATGTTCTGATTAATGAGGTGCGGAAAGAATTGCTTGGCCCCGGATCGGAACATTCGATACCGGACGAATCGCATGAGATAATAACCGACTTACCGGAAGTACGTTATTCTGTTGGAATATTATTTCCGCAAAAAGAAAAGTACATGGCCGACAATGATGATAGCGCCAAACCAAGTGAAAATAATATGGATACAGATGATGAAGACAATGAAGACGATATTTGTCTTTCATCGGAGCCGGTCTCTCAAAGTCGTCAAGAAGCGGTTAATATCCCGGACGAAGAATCTTTAGATGAAGAAATAAGCCTGTCTTCACAAAATATGCCGTCTTCAATGGGGTATACTTTTTTTGTTCGAGGCAATAGCAGTCATATATTTGCTAATATTCAATTCGGCACATACAAGAAGGCCAGGTTGGCTGATTGTGCGGTTCCATTTAAGCTTGCTGCCGATGATAGCTATGAATTACCGGTTCAGTTTCGATCTTATGCTGAAATAGATCGGGCGAATAAGCTGCTAAGGTTGATTCAACCGCTTCAAAAAAAATATGTGTACCAGTCATTTAACAATTATGAAAACCTAACAGAAGGTGCAGCGCTAAAAGAACCGCTTATCACACTTTGTAATCAGTTGGGGCGAAATGGATTCGTGAGAATCCCCCATGATGTTAATATTGATATTGATTTTACTCCGGCAGACTATGTTGATCAAAACCATGATTTAGACGGAACAAGTGCAAAAATAACTGCGTTAAGAAAACAGATCGCACCGGATGTTTTCTCCATAACGATAATGATGGTCAATGGCGCTTCTGGAAGTTATAATGGAATGAATTCTATTTTTCAGCCACAGATTAAAGTTATAGCATCGGAGGAGTCCCCTTATCGCTTTTGTGAGTATACCGGGCTTGCTAATGAAAACTCCCAAGATGAAGAGGAACTTTCTTTAGCTCTTCTATACCGAAATAAAAAAGTATATGGCACAGGACACGGTACATCTGTAAACTGGAATATTGATAAAAATGGGTTAGGCTATATTGTCACTGATTTTTTTCCGCAGATCGAGGTGCCACAAATGGATTTTGGTATTGCCGATTCCTCAGTGGATCAAAAGTGCCTTTCGATGAAATATTTGTCCGACTTAGATTCTGCGGCTATGACAGAAAAAATTGCTGCAATGAAAGCACTTATCAATTCATATTCAGCATGGATAGATAAGCTGTCCAAAATGAGTAAAAACGAAGAAGAAGTGGCGGTTGCCTTTCAAGCAAAGGCAAAGGCGCATATTGTCGATTGTAAAGACGCTTGTGACCGCATGAATATGGGACTGCGCCTTTTAGAAGAAAATCAAATGATTTCACAATCATTGCAACTGGCAAACCGGGCAATGTTTATGCAACGTATCCATCTTAAACTTCAAGAAGTTGATAAGTATCCCGGCGATATCGAATTACAAGAACACATCAAAGCCTTAAACTATTATGACGAAAGTAATTCATATTTTTGGAGGCCGTTTCAGTTGGCCTTTTTGTTGATGAGCCTCCAATCAATTGTAGACCCAAATTGTAAAGAGCGAGATATAGTAGACTTGATTTGGTTCCCTACCGGTGGCGGCAAAACTGAAGCATATTTAGGGCTAACTGCTTTCACCATCTTCTATCGACGATTAGCTTTTCCTGATACCTCCGGCGGAACAACTGTGATTATGCGCTATACATTACGCCTTTTAGCTGCACAACAATTTGTGCGTGCGGCAACACTTATATGTGCATGTGAGGCCATTCGAAAAGATTCATTATTGAAAAAAAAGTATCCCGTTTATCCACTGGGATCGGAAGCTATTTCTATCGGACTGTGGATTGGCGGCGACCATACCCCCAATAAAAATGGTAAAGCAAAAGAGCATTTCGATAAGCTGTGGAATGCGAAAGATGCTTTCCAGCTAAAGTATGCGAAAGACCAAAATAATAAGTTTCAAATATTGAAATGCCCTTGGTGCGGAACAAAAATGGTAAAGGATGTAAGAGCAGATAAGAAAGTGGTTGGGGAATGGGGTTATCGTCTAAGAAACAACAAACACTTTTATCTGTGTTGTCCCCAAGAAGATTGCGATTATAAAGACAAATTACCGATTCAAATAGTCGATGAGGAATTGTACGATTCGCCACCTACCTTGCTATTTGGCACTGTGGATAAGTTTGCAATGCTTCCTTGGAAAAATGATGTCGGATCATTCTTTGCAACGAACTCGAATAACCGTACCCCGGAACTTATCATACAAGATGAGTTGCATTTGATTTCAGGTCCGTTGGGCACTATGGTCGGATTGTACGAAACCGCAGTAGATGCGCTATGCTCGGCCAAAGGAGTTAAACCCAAAATTATTGCTTCAACAGCTACTATACGCAGAGCGAAAGAGCAATGCTCGGTGCTATATAACAGAGAAGTACGACAGTTTCCCCCATCCGGGCTAAATGCTGATGATTCGTATTTTGCGCGTGAAGCCAAGCTTTCCGTTGAAGAACAAAAATATGGACGTATGTATATTGGCATCATGCCGTCGGGAAAAACAAAAGCCATGATGGAAATACGGGCTATTGCAGCAATTTTACAGCGTGTCGATATGATGCAGCTTCCAGATGAAGTAAAAGACAAGTTCTGGACTTTAGCAATATATTTCAACAGCCTCAGAGATTTGGGCAAATGCCGCACAATGATTGATGATGATGTGAAAGATTTTATCAAGAGAACGGCGTATCGATTTGGTGTAGGTCGTGGCAGAACGATTGCCGAAGCCTCTGAGTTAACAAGTAGGATTTCCACATCAGAACTGAATGAAACCTTGGAAAAATTAGAGCGGCTTGAATATTCAAAAGAGAATCAAGACAATAGAAAATGGGCTATTCATACATTGCTTGCCACAAATATGATTTCAGTTGGGGTGGATGTGGCTCGATTGAATGTCATGCTCATAGTAGGGCAACCGAAGCTGACGAGTGAATATATACAGGCTTCAAGTCGCATAGGACGTTCCTATCCCGGAGTCGCTATCACGCTATACGATGGAACAAAGAGCCGAGACCGCTCTCACTATGAGCAATTCAAATCCTACCATGAATCGTTCTATCGTTTTGTAGAGCCAACAGGAGCAACGCCCTTTTCAAAACCTGCTCGTGATAGAGCATTACACGCGGTCATTGTTTCTATGGTAAGGCATTTGTATGGGCTTTCAAGTGACCCGGATGCGGCGACGTTTGACCCTGAATATCTGCAAAGCGATTTAGCGGAAATGCGGACCTATATTCTTAAAAGGGTAAATGAAATCAATTCTCGAACATGGAACGATCTCGAAGACGATACCGCTGAGATTGAAACTCGTATTAATGAAATAGTGACGGCTTGGTATGATCGTGTTAAAATTGCAGGTGGAGAGAATTTCTATTACGGGGATCGCTTTATGATGAAGGCTCCTGCTGCGGGCCAAAAAAGGCTTCTAAAAGTCTTTGGAACTTCGGCTGGTGATCCGGCCTATGAAACCATGACATCTATGCGAAATGTCGATCAAAGCATTGCCGCCAATATTTTGGTTTGGGAGGATGAATTATGA
- a CDS encoding DrmE family protein yields MDNTPILSMMKKCDILFENESISNGLLISTFSYYMSSLMHSTKKDSGIIYHTGSSIFDLLLTTFAALSCLVYDELTPQELVASLNPGDIIIYKDRTRAEFLGIDEKGFVKIQYGSTKGKYQSPITETISPASFYKIKPYQGEATILDGRGILNDSKAKIDFLQSAFETELSDISSVTKKSVVVVSSRDFADTFINNIRIRYDGTESVCITDLMPVSYFSENKEYPYRGNPGKNNPVLRFTNKVSVARDQVYADEEKSIFAIAVLGGQIVKNGESELPDLLNRRSLKKAFISVPIIDGFDSLCETYTDATVFACTKDMLLSSSLPITPQGPLTLEIETQIANILDREIIEYDADSIINSEEYRDFRHNIQAVRHHVQNDDLIDRLIIESYSLVNYLSNITFPLNMVEAKRQNIEIVFPSASEKITFIKSVIENYDGVLATLLLKISDILDKAYRAVETKNPKEALLLKALYNALESGTVLVLVPKSYHVDILKSLLPTDISANTQLYIKTIGAFDHKGSYDSVLFVGCLGTKRFSIFSVFVSPIVKCLLYPHERPLYDYQKKAYAQKEAKLNNRSAIKYDFGNVDEEEAIQNVEILDDFEIEEYIDAITIKTALQTISNTVDGVTTKADIVRVATTTDGESVFFTKYYTPYIFDRDQMTVTESTVKDINAGDMLLFTKNSDQTKDIVEEIIKKLAVSNEQINEAFRKSKHWKNRLLKYKQENNLSFQDLSDEMKAYGTPKHAVTLRTWLNPESRIIAPREEGSFYQIALICEDEEMMSSPEAFHEACNTIRSLRIRILKLIGQSVIKNYQHASENVSFLSSIVRDELDALSQIVQIDAIADVCDVQVSVTYANRPYAL; encoded by the coding sequence ATGGATAATACCCCGATACTAAGCATGATGAAAAAATGCGATATTCTGTTTGAAAATGAAAGCATTTCAAACGGTCTTTTAATTTCGACCTTTTCTTACTATATGTCTAGTTTAATGCACTCTACAAAAAAGGATAGTGGAATCATTTATCATACCGGTTCATCCATATTCGATTTATTGTTAACAACTTTTGCCGCACTGTCTTGCCTTGTCTATGATGAATTAACACCACAAGAATTGGTTGCTTCACTTAATCCTGGCGATATTATTATTTACAAGGATAGGACAAGAGCCGAATTTTTAGGTATCGATGAAAAAGGGTTTGTAAAAATTCAATATGGGTCAACTAAAGGGAAATATCAGTCACCAATTACTGAGACAATTTCCCCGGCATCCTTTTACAAAATCAAGCCATACCAAGGCGAAGCCACTATATTAGATGGGCGTGGTATCCTGAATGACTCTAAAGCTAAGATTGATTTTTTGCAATCCGCTTTTGAAACGGAGTTATCTGATATTTCGAGTGTGACTAAAAAATCTGTAGTAGTTGTAAGTAGTCGAGATTTTGCAGATACCTTTATCAATAATATTAGAATTCGTTATGATGGAACAGAGTCCGTCTGTATAACCGACTTGATGCCCGTATCATATTTTTCGGAAAATAAGGAATACCCCTATCGCGGTAATCCTGGTAAAAACAATCCCGTTCTCAGATTTACAAACAAGGTTTCTGTAGCCAGAGATCAAGTATACGCAGATGAAGAAAAAAGTATTTTCGCCATTGCTGTTCTAGGCGGGCAGATTGTCAAGAATGGTGAATCTGAACTGCCTGATTTACTTAATAGAAGAAGTCTCAAAAAAGCTTTCATATCCGTACCTATTATTGACGGCTTCGATAGTCTTTGCGAGACCTATACAGATGCGACTGTTTTTGCCTGTACGAAAGATATGCTATTATCCAGTTCATTGCCAATTACTCCCCAGGGCCCTCTGACCCTTGAAATCGAAACGCAGATTGCAAATATTTTAGACAGAGAAATTATTGAATACGATGCGGACAGTATTATTAATTCCGAAGAATATCGAGATTTTCGTCATAATATTCAAGCTGTTCGTCACCATGTTCAGAATGATGATTTAATAGATAGGCTTATTATTGAAAGCTATTCTCTGGTGAACTATCTTTCAAATATCACTTTTCCTCTAAATATGGTTGAAGCCAAGCGGCAAAATATAGAGATTGTATTTCCATCGGCATCAGAAAAGATCACTTTTATAAAAAGCGTCATCGAAAATTACGATGGTGTATTAGCTACCCTGTTATTGAAAATTTCCGATATTCTTGATAAAGCGTATCGTGCAGTGGAAACTAAAAACCCAAAAGAAGCCCTATTACTGAAAGCATTGTATAATGCGCTTGAAAGCGGGACTGTACTGGTGTTGGTTCCAAAGTCGTATCATGTGGATATCCTTAAGTCACTTCTGCCGACGGATATCAGCGCCAATACCCAATTATACATAAAAACTATAGGGGCTTTTGATCATAAGGGAAGTTATGATTCCGTTCTGTTTGTTGGGTGTTTAGGAACAAAGCGATTTTCAATTTTCTCTGTCTTTGTTTCACCCATAGTAAAGTGTCTCTTATATCCACACGAAAGACCCCTGTATGATTATCAAAAAAAAGCGTATGCTCAGAAGGAAGCAAAACTTAATAATCGCTCCGCTATAAAATATGATTTCGGAAATGTTGACGAAGAAGAGGCAATACAAAATGTAGAAATTCTGGATGATTTTGAGATTGAAGAATACATAGATGCCATTACTATAAAGACAGCATTACAGACCATCTCAAATACGGTTGACGGAGTAACTACAAAGGCCGATATTGTTCGGGTTGCTACAACTACTGATGGGGAATCCGTTTTCTTCACAAAATATTACACTCCATATATTTTTGACCGCGATCAAATGACTGTTACAGAAAGCACTGTAAAAGATATCAATGCCGGCGATATGCTTCTATTTACCAAAAATAGCGACCAAACAAAAGATATCGTTGAGGAAATCATAAAAAAACTTGCTGTTTCAAATGAGCAAATCAATGAAGCTTTTCGAAAATCAAAGCATTGGAAGAACCGTCTGTTAAAGTACAAACAGGAAAATAACCTTTCATTTCAAGATTTATCGGATGAGATGAAAGCATATGGAACACCTAAACACGCCGTTACTTTAAGAACCTGGCTAAATCCTGAAAGTCGAATAATTGCGCCTAGAGAAGAAGGTTCTTTTTACCAAATAGCACTTATCTGTGAAGATGAAGAAATGATGTCTTCTCCGGAAGCTTTTCACGAGGCGTGCAACACAATTCGCAGCTTGAGAATCAGAATCCTAAAACTCATTGGCCAAAGTGTTATTAAAAACTATCAGCACGCATCTGAAAATGTTTCATTCCTGTCAAGTATTGTAAGAGATGAGCTTGACGCCTTATCCCAAATTGTTCAAATTGATGCTATCGCAGATGTTTGCGATGTACAAGTTTCCGTCACCTATGCAAATCGTCCTTATGCTTTATAG
- the drmB gene encoding DUF1998 domain-containing protein, which produces MSNMLSPKDRIVFANPSERIKYNVRSSQAILQYGVGAMVDFPDQTLMTAAPEYWADKVVRIYDERLQHVLKVDYFGMPGGSDEPQFREGISYVRFPQWYFCPKCRRFQPIKQWYKEYKKKSAAKKLDSDPYMKTPRCLECRQDLVAARIVIVCAHGHIDDFPWIEWAHRRNAGGAKKVCDNPQLTFSTGTTATAGLEGISIKCTNCNAKATLYEAFDPTIFDRLDERDGTDTFVCSGNQPWKHHSVICGAHPRAMQRGASSVYFPKTVSSLVIPPYSDHLSSSIERSSGYSDCQIKIAGYKEEESSDDDINERIKRQLDKWASTIAAQILEPPAIIKPILERKLLLHSEEADPNYQTDSVKYRAEEFDALTGLVAKPSLDTDDFVREDMDIKKYEIPGLKSVSLIHKIREIRALTGFTRINPPGLSDTGKDTLGFVSVKEPETSWYPAYEVRGEGIFLEFNKKELDDWAAYRPVIQKRAREIEGNYFATLMGEVIPRKVSPQFVFLHTLAHVLIRQLSFECGYTVASLRERIYCASEEDGKEMAGIFIYTASGDSEGTLGGLVRQGKPDALPKVFKRAVLGSVICSNDPVCISTEQGQGRDALNLAACHACSLLPETSCEEFNVFLDRGMLIGTFDNNDIGFYSEWVANT; this is translated from the coding sequence ATGAGCAATATGCTTTCTCCTAAAGACAGAATCGTTTTTGCCAACCCATCCGAGCGTATTAAGTATAATGTGCGAAGCTCTCAAGCTATTCTCCAATATGGCGTAGGTGCTATGGTTGATTTTCCCGATCAAACATTGATGACGGCTGCCCCTGAATACTGGGCGGATAAGGTAGTGCGGATTTACGATGAGCGTTTGCAGCATGTACTTAAAGTGGATTATTTTGGCATGCCTGGTGGTAGCGATGAACCACAATTTCGAGAAGGGATTTCATATGTTCGTTTCCCGCAATGGTATTTCTGCCCTAAATGTCGCCGCTTTCAACCAATTAAGCAATGGTATAAAGAATATAAAAAGAAGTCCGCAGCCAAGAAGTTAGACAGTGATCCTTACATGAAAACACCGCGATGCCTCGAATGTCGGCAAGACCTTGTGGCTGCACGTATTGTTATTGTATGTGCGCATGGCCATATAGATGACTTTCCATGGATAGAATGGGCTCATCGCAGAAATGCTGGAGGTGCTAAAAAAGTATGTGACAACCCACAGCTTACTTTTAGCACTGGAACAACTGCAACGGCGGGATTGGAGGGCATTAGTATAAAGTGCACCAACTGCAACGCAAAAGCGACACTTTATGAAGCTTTTGATCCAACTATCTTTGACCGCCTAGATGAGCGGGATGGAACCGATACATTTGTATGTAGTGGTAACCAGCCATGGAAACATCATTCGGTCATTTGTGGGGCCCATCCTCGAGCTATGCAAAGGGGTGCTTCATCGGTATATTTTCCTAAAACCGTGAGTTCCTTAGTGATTCCGCCTTACTCCGATCATCTAAGTAGTTCTATAGAAAGGAGTTCGGGGTATTCCGACTGTCAGATTAAAATTGCCGGATATAAAGAAGAAGAAAGTTCCGATGATGATATCAATGAGCGCATTAAAAGGCAATTAGATAAATGGGCCTCTACTATTGCGGCGCAAATATTGGAACCGCCTGCAATAATTAAACCCATATTAGAAAGAAAATTGCTGCTTCACTCGGAAGAAGCGGACCCAAACTATCAAACAGATAGCGTAAAGTATAGAGCCGAAGAATTTGATGCACTTACCGGTTTAGTGGCAAAACCAAGTTTAGATACGGATGATTTTGTACGAGAAGATATGGATATTAAAAAATATGAGATTCCCGGTTTGAAAAGCGTGTCTTTGATACATAAAATCCGTGAGATACGTGCTTTAACCGGCTTCACTCGAATTAATCCCCCCGGTTTATCCGATACGGGAAAAGATACACTCGGTTTTGTGTCGGTAAAAGAGCCGGAAACCTCCTGGTATCCTGCTTATGAAGTTCGCGGAGAGGGTATCTTTTTAGAGTTTAATAAGAAAGAATTAGACGATTGGGCTGCATATCGGCCGGTTATTCAAAAAAGAGCACGTGAAATAGAAGGCAATTATTTTGCCACACTTATGGGCGAAGTGATTCCCAGAAAGGTATCACCTCAGTTTGTTTTCTTGCATACTTTGGCGCATGTTTTAATCCGGCAACTTAGTTTCGAGTGCGGGTACACCGTTGCCTCCTTGCGAGAACGGATTTATTGTGCATCAGAGGAAGACGGAAAAGAGATGGCCGGCATATTTATTTATACTGCCTCCGGAGATTCGGAAGGAACATTAGGCGGATTGGTGCGCCAGGGAAAACCGGATGCACTACCTAAGGTTTTTAAAAGAGCCGTTTTAGGTAGTGTTATATGTTCCAATGATCCGGTTTGTATCTCTACGGAACAAGGACAAGGCCGTGATGCCTTAAATCTGGCAGCTTGTCATGCCTGTTCCTTGTTGCCGGAAACAAGCTGCGAGGAATTTAATGTCTTTCTTGACCGTGGGATGCTGATCGGAACATTTGATAATAATGATATTGGATTTTATAGCGAATGGGTTGCAAATACATGA